Proteins co-encoded in one Haloarcula pelagica genomic window:
- the glmS gene encoding glutamine--fructose-6-phosphate transaminase (isomerizing): protein MCGIIGYIGEAVAQPRLVSGLQNLEYRGYDSAGIALVDDDLAVFKRTGLIGDLALPEDSDQTCGIGHTRWSTHGKPTDANAHPHTDCSGRVAVVHNGIIGNYDDLRTELSEHTFRSETDTEVVAHLVEEQLATTDDLRAAVAAVLDRIEGSYALGVVAAGYDGIVAARQNSPLVVGHGGDGTFIASDVTPLLEHTREVSYLEDGDVALLTGTEVTVWNDGAVVERPTQTIQWDADAAEKGGYAHYMLKEIHEQPQALRQAIAGRLDPVEGSVDLDLSLSPAFLSGLDEIQLVACGTSYHACLYGKQLLELLADVRVTVEVASEYTVGRGRTPGRTLVVGVSQSGETADTLRALRMADRTGIRTLGVTNTVGSTIARECDDALYIQAGPEIGVAATKTFASQVVTLALLSVAVADARGELDPSQARTLLEHVEALPGAVQQVLDRESAVIELAEAYAGGDAFFFIGRRMGCPVALEGALKLKEISYDHAEGFPAGELKHGPLALVTEGTPVLAVVTDGARPEETHNNVKEVQSRGAPVIALVSEAAGVEEFEVGFPVPALGVLEPLVANVYLQLFAYHVANVKERPIDKPRNLAKSVTVE from the coding sequence ATGTGTGGAATCATCGGCTACATCGGCGAGGCGGTCGCACAGCCACGGCTCGTGTCGGGCCTGCAGAACCTGGAGTACCGCGGGTACGACTCGGCGGGGATCGCTCTCGTCGACGACGACCTCGCGGTGTTCAAACGGACGGGCCTGATCGGTGACCTGGCACTGCCCGAAGACAGCGACCAGACCTGCGGGATCGGACACACCCGCTGGAGCACCCACGGGAAACCGACGGACGCGAACGCCCACCCCCACACCGACTGTTCGGGGCGGGTCGCCGTCGTCCACAACGGGATCATCGGGAACTACGACGACCTCCGGACGGAGCTGTCCGAGCACACGTTCCGCAGCGAGACCGACACCGAGGTCGTCGCCCACCTCGTCGAGGAGCAACTGGCGACGACCGACGACCTCCGGGCGGCGGTCGCCGCGGTCCTCGACCGCATCGAGGGCAGCTACGCGCTGGGCGTCGTCGCGGCCGGCTACGACGGCATCGTGGCGGCCCGACAGAACAGCCCCCTGGTCGTCGGTCACGGCGGCGACGGGACCTTCATCGCCAGCGACGTGACGCCGCTGCTTGAACACACCCGCGAGGTGTCGTATCTCGAAGACGGCGACGTGGCGCTGTTGACCGGCACCGAAGTCACCGTCTGGAACGACGGCGCTGTCGTCGAACGGCCCACCCAGACGATCCAGTGGGACGCCGACGCCGCCGAGAAGGGCGGCTACGCCCACTACATGCTCAAGGAGATCCACGAGCAGCCACAGGCGCTCCGGCAGGCTATCGCCGGCCGCCTCGACCCGGTCGAAGGCAGCGTCGACCTCGATCTGTCGCTGTCTCCGGCGTTCCTCTCGGGCCTCGACGAGATCCAGTTGGTCGCCTGTGGGACCTCCTATCACGCCTGTCTGTACGGGAAACAGCTCCTCGAACTGCTCGCGGACGTGCGAGTGACCGTCGAGGTCGCCAGCGAGTACACCGTCGGGCGCGGCCGGACACCCGGGCGGACGCTCGTCGTCGGCGTGAGCCAGAGCGGGGAGACCGCGGACACGCTCCGGGCGCTGCGGATGGCCGACCGGACCGGCATCCGGACGCTTGGCGTGACCAACACCGTCGGGAGCACCATCGCCCGCGAGTGCGACGACGCGCTGTACATCCAGGCCGGCCCCGAGATCGGCGTCGCGGCGACCAAGACGTTCGCTTCACAGGTCGTGACCCTCGCGCTGCTTTCGGTCGCGGTGGCGGACGCGCGCGGCGAACTCGACCCCTCGCAGGCCCGGACGCTGCTGGAACACGTCGAGGCGCTCCCGGGCGCGGTCCAGCAGGTCCTCGACAGGGAGAGCGCGGTGATCGAGCTAGCCGAAGCGTACGCGGGCGGGGACGCGTTCTTCTTCATCGGCCGGCGGATGGGCTGTCCGGTCGCGCTGGAGGGGGCGCTCAAACTCAAGGAGATCTCCTACGACCACGCCGAGGGGTTCCCCGCGGGCGAACTCAAGCACGGGCCGCTGGCGCTGGTCACCGAGGGGACGCCGGTGCTGGCGGTCGTCACCGACGGCGCCCGGCCCGAGGAGACCCACAACAACGTCAAGGAGGTCCAGTCCCGCGGCGCGCCGGTCATCGCGCTGGTCTCGGAGGCGGCCGGCGTCGAGGAGTTCGAGGTCGGGTTCCCGGTGCCCGCGCTCGGCGTCCTGGAACCGCTCGTCGCGAACGTCTACCTCCAGTTGTTCGCCTACCACGTCGCGAACGTCAAGGAGCGTCCGATCGACAAACCGCGTAATCTCGCGAAGAGCGTTACCGTCGAGTAA
- a CDS encoding metal-dependent transcriptional regulator, with protein sequence MTQASQYLLALYIAQHRAEPPISSGTVAELLDRSSATTSETFQRLAERGLVSYEPYEGATLTEAGWEQAAQLHETYVTLSWFFRDALELAEHEREAMRLASDVSSTVSEQLATALLGDDLGDGE encoded by the coding sequence ATGACACAGGCCTCGCAGTACCTGCTCGCGCTCTACATCGCACAACACCGAGCGGAACCGCCGATCTCGTCCGGGACCGTCGCGGAACTGCTCGATCGGTCCAGCGCGACGACATCGGAGACGTTCCAGCGGCTGGCCGAGCGCGGGCTCGTCAGCTACGAACCGTACGAGGGGGCAACACTCACCGAGGCAGGCTGGGAGCAGGCCGCCCAACTCCACGAGACGTACGTGACGCTGTCGTGGTTCTTCCGCGATGCGTTGGAGCTGGCGGAACACGAGCGAGAAGCGATGCGTCTCGCCAGCGATGTCAGTTCGACGGTGAGCGAGCAGTTGGCGACTGCACTCCTGGGCGACGACCTCGGCGACGGTGAGTGA
- a CDS encoding LamG domain-containing protein, which yields MGGEPPPDDDEAEHTELSRRKILKLTGLSAAALPSVAGCLSTEGPTTARLGYGGVPLAVPVTATGAVVAPSLPSLVGPDDGLVGYWPLDGTGSTATDAVGGNDGALRGTPVQGVAGVYGSTAYSFGPGDGDYVEVADAATLRPTELSVAGWYRTTSGKTGQTIVQKADARFGDTGYAIEVQTDNSIRAHVGVESGQAAVNPWGYATHDDQWHHVCLTWDGETLRCYLDGAAVAQDSSQSGAVVGSERSLFIGRGDNGYTSSYAMDGRIDDVRVYERALAAAEVEGLYEGVSETPTATPTPTPTPTPTPTPTPTATPTPTPTPTPTPTPTPTPTPTPTPTPTPTATPTPTPTPTPTPTPTPTPTPTPTSTLPSPVAHWRFEETDGAVVADDVGGNDGQVRGTPDLAVSGRVGASAIEFGAGDGDSVEVADDAALRPAELSVAGWYRTTSGQSSQTVLQKGVPRFGNPGYSLDVQTSNSLRAAVLVESGQATVNPWGYATHDGQWHHLCLTWDGTDLVLYLDGEEVGRDASQAGSVVHDSRSLSIGRGDNGYTSYYAMDGRVDDVRVYDVALTPTQVEAVVDGENAAPTPTPTPTLTPTPTPTPTETATPTPTPTETATATPTPTSTPTPTETATPTPIPNDEFGERGYGRYGYGGIDPDQ from the coding sequence ATGGGAGGAGAACCCCCACCAGACGACGACGAGGCGGAACATACGGAGCTGTCACGGAGAAAGATACTCAAACTGACAGGTCTGAGTGCAGCGGCGCTGCCGTCGGTCGCGGGCTGTCTGAGTACCGAGGGGCCGACCACGGCACGACTGGGCTACGGTGGTGTCCCGCTGGCGGTGCCAGTGACGGCGACCGGCGCCGTGGTCGCCCCGTCGCTGCCGTCGCTGGTCGGTCCCGACGACGGTCTGGTCGGATACTGGCCGCTCGATGGGACGGGATCGACGGCGACCGACGCCGTCGGCGGCAACGACGGCGCGCTCCGGGGGACGCCGGTCCAGGGCGTCGCGGGCGTCTACGGCTCGACGGCCTACTCGTTCGGCCCCGGTGACGGCGACTACGTCGAGGTGGCCGACGCCGCGACGCTTCGCCCGACCGAACTCTCCGTCGCCGGATGGTACCGGACCACGAGCGGGAAGACGGGCCAGACGATCGTCCAGAAGGCCGACGCGCGCTTTGGCGACACCGGCTACGCAATCGAGGTCCAGACGGACAACAGCATCCGCGCCCACGTCGGCGTCGAGAGCGGACAGGCCGCGGTCAATCCCTGGGGCTACGCCACCCACGACGACCAGTGGCACCACGTCTGTCTCACCTGGGACGGGGAGACGCTCCGTTGTTACCTCGACGGCGCGGCGGTCGCCCAGGACAGTTCCCAGTCGGGCGCCGTCGTCGGCTCCGAGCGGTCGCTGTTCATCGGTCGCGGGGACAACGGCTACACCTCCTCCTACGCTATGGACGGCCGCATCGACGACGTACGGGTGTACGAGCGGGCGCTCGCGGCCGCCGAAGTCGAAGGGTTGTACGAGGGCGTATCGGAGACGCCGACGGCGACACCCACGCCAACGCCGACACCTACTCCAACACCCACACCCACGCCGACTGCGACACCAACACCAACGCCGACCCCGACACCCACGCCGACGCCGACCCCGACACCCACGCCGACGCCGACCCCGACACCCACGCCGACTGCGACACCCACACCAACACCAACGCCGACTCCAACACCCACACCCACGCCAACCCCGACTCCGACACCGACCTCGACGCTCCCGTCGCCGGTGGCTCACTGGCGCTTCGAGGAGACCGATGGGGCTGTCGTCGCCGACGACGTGGGCGGCAACGACGGCCAGGTCCGTGGGACGCCCGATCTGGCCGTGTCCGGGCGGGTCGGCGCGTCGGCGATCGAGTTCGGTGCCGGCGACGGCGACTCCGTCGAGGTGGCCGACGACGCGGCGCTGCGCCCGGCTGAACTCTCCGTCGCCGGGTGGTATCGGACCACGAGCGGGCAGTCGAGCCAGACCGTCCTCCAGAAGGGCGTCCCGCGCTTCGGGAACCCCGGATACAGCCTCGACGTACAGACGAGCAACAGTCTTCGGGCGGCCGTCCTCGTCGAGAGCGGGCAGGCCACGGTCAACCCCTGGGGCTACGCCACCCACGACGGCCAGTGGCACCACCTCTGTCTCACCTGGGACGGAACCGACCTCGTCCTGTACCTCGACGGCGAGGAAGTGGGCCGCGACGCCAGCCAGGCTGGGTCGGTCGTCCACGACTCGCGCTCGCTGTCGATCGGCCGCGGGGACAACGGCTACACCTCCTACTACGCCATGGACGGCCGCGTCGACGACGTGCGGGTGTACGACGTGGCCCTGACCCCCACCCAGGTGGAGGCGGTCGTCGACGGCGAGAACGCGGCACCCACGCCGACCCCGACGCCCACACTGACCCCGACGCCGACACCAACGCCCACTGAGACGGCCACGCCGACGCCAACGCCCACCGAGACGGCGACTGCGACGCCGACACCCACATCAACACCCACTCCCACCGAGACGGCGACTCCCACCCCGATCCCGAACGACGAGTTCGGTGAGCGTGGCTACGGACGCTACGGTTACGGCGGGATCGATCCAGACCAATGA
- a CDS encoding NAD-dependent epimerase/dehydratase family protein: MTVLVTGATGFIGLNLLHAMAAEDVAALVRPGASTARLPDGVTVVEGSLTDDSLAVAATDPDAVVHLAAATYAESEMDATNVGGTERLVAAAADHGVDRIVFLSTIGAHPEVPSDPNSTYQQSKVAAEELLFRRDHPFDVSVLYPTYILGPLDYRLARYDLVRPIASNRVLVPPLYTHDKYNIVHVDDVVRTIEHCLSTGADGRHLVTGPNLTTGQVLGTIARHAPGQCRVVNVPFGVTRWVVKPTLDALYRVGVSPVPGEGFLERGDFGTVRSALTERAPVRQRSWQAALTETVDWYESVGLV; the protein is encoded by the coding sequence ATGACGGTGCTCGTCACCGGCGCGACCGGCTTCATCGGCCTGAACCTCCTGCACGCGATGGCAGCCGAGGACGTGGCCGCGCTCGTCAGGCCCGGCGCCTCGACCGCCCGGCTTCCCGACGGCGTGACCGTCGTCGAGGGGAGCCTCACCGACGACTCGCTGGCGGTGGCGGCGACCGACCCCGACGCCGTCGTCCACCTCGCGGCCGCGACCTACGCCGAGTCCGAGATGGACGCGACCAACGTCGGCGGAACCGAGCGACTGGTCGCGGCGGCGGCCGACCACGGCGTCGATCGGATCGTCTTCCTCAGCACGATCGGCGCCCACCCGGAGGTGCCAAGCGACCCGAACTCGACGTACCAGCAGTCGAAGGTCGCCGCCGAGGAACTGCTGTTCCGGCGGGATCACCCGTTCGATGTCTCGGTGCTGTATCCGACCTACATCCTCGGGCCCCTGGACTACCGGCTGGCCCGCTACGACCTGGTGCGCCCGATCGCGTCCAACCGGGTGCTGGTCCCGCCGCTGTACACCCACGACAAGTACAACATCGTCCACGTCGACGACGTGGTCCGCACGATCGAGCACTGCCTCTCGACGGGCGCCGACGGGCGCCACCTCGTGACGGGGCCGAACCTCACGACCGGGCAGGTGCTCGGGACGATCGCTCGCCACGCGCCGGGTCAGTGTCGGGTCGTGAACGTCCCCTTCGGCGTCACGCGCTGGGTCGTCAAGCCGACGCTCGACGCGCTCTATCGCGTCGGCGTCTCGCCGGTTCCCGGGGAGGGGTTCCTCGAACGGGGGGACTTCGGGACGGTCCGCTCGGCCCTCACCGAGCGGGCGCCGGTCCGCCAGCGCTCCTGGCAGGCCGCCCTCACCGAGACCGTCGACTGGTACGAGTCGGTCGGGCTGGTGTAG
- a CDS encoding lipid II:glycine glycyltransferase FemX has translation MTDLTTSAHRSITEVKQGEWNAIVAQQSRTGSVFERYEWLLATERATGWTGHHVQVRKNGTLVGVHPAFVRPLPGTPVRFLGPAVPGSNGALVATDEAAVFGAIADEMAAATGGRTIGHLLKPASPESLRYATRLQARGYVPSVRDCQFELDIDRAWDAVAADLSQKKRRNLRKADEMGVTATEVPVTETALRSFAHAHDTHMDRIDGDGTSRAFLQALLTTIGDRIKLFSARVDGESAGELLAVVGHERDCLYLLFPAYDPEMFRYYPSEVLYRGAVQWGIDRGLTTCNYGDTTPDFDDGTYAFKSAFGGEPVATVRWERIGSRAGRLLSVLGGEGIVDRVRRPLARLTGR, from the coding sequence ATGACCGATCTCACGACCTCGGCCCATCGGTCGATCACCGAGGTGAAACAGGGGGAGTGGAACGCGATCGTCGCCCAGCAGTCCCGCACCGGCAGCGTCTTCGAGCGCTACGAGTGGCTGCTGGCGACCGAGCGGGCGACCGGATGGACCGGCCACCACGTCCAGGTTCGCAAGAACGGCACGCTCGTGGGTGTCCATCCCGCGTTCGTCCGGCCGCTGCCGGGGACACCGGTTCGCTTTCTCGGGCCGGCCGTCCCCGGCTCGAACGGCGCGCTCGTCGCCACCGACGAGGCGGCCGTCTTCGGGGCGATCGCCGACGAGATGGCCGCCGCGACCGGCGGCCGGACGATCGGCCACCTGCTCAAGCCCGCCTCCCCAGAGTCACTCCGGTACGCCACACGGCTCCAGGCCCGGGGGTACGTCCCGTCGGTCCGTGACTGCCAGTTCGAACTCGACATCGACCGGGCGTGGGACGCCGTCGCCGCCGACCTGAGCCAGAAGAAGCGCCGGAACCTCCGGAAGGCCGACGAGATGGGCGTCACGGCGACGGAAGTCCCGGTCACCGAGACGGCGCTCCGGTCGTTCGCCCACGCGCACGACACCCACATGGACCGCATCGACGGGGACGGGACCTCCCGGGCGTTCCTCCAGGCGCTCCTGACGACGATCGGCGACCGGATCAAACTGTTCTCGGCGCGCGTCGACGGCGAGTCGGCCGGCGAGTTGCTCGCGGTCGTCGGGCACGAACGCGACTGCCTCTATCTGCTCTTTCCGGCCTACGACCCCGAGATGTTCCGGTATTACCCCTCGGAAGTCCTCTACCGCGGGGCGGTCCAGTGGGGGATCGACCGGGGATTGACCACCTGCAACTACGGCGATACCACGCCGGATTTCGACGACGGGACCTACGCGTTCAAGTCGGCGTTCGGCGGCGAACCGGTGGCGACGGTCCGCTGGGAGCGGATCGGCTCGCGGGCCGGTCGGCTCCTCTCGGTTCTGGGCGGCGAGGGGATCGTCGACCGGGTCCGGCGGCCGCTGGCGCGACTCACCGGCCGCTGA
- a CDS encoding M48 family metallopeptidase, translated as MGVGRRALLVGLGLSSLVACLLTAWVGYRLLVALWRVRPSPAVTAATVVGTAFLFGLVSYWAGTAQLKRSLDAVELPPSRAPGTYQRLERLLSVMDVQRPQLLIARLPVPNAFAVGGPGAAIVVDRRLFGYLSGDELEALLAHELAHLESRDALVQTLAYSLTHTLVGLVSLAVLPLVLLTGGVARAVALLRGTPDEWSRSWFARTQRSALYLVGLLGVAVTLLVLAYSRRREWAADDRAVEVTGNPLALARALRKIERAATPELGPLTPLYVHGDDENPLSQLLSTHPPVDDRIERLRERATRESTPRWTSDPPSRYR; from the coding sequence ATGGGAGTCGGCCGTCGCGCGCTACTGGTGGGTCTGGGTCTCTCGTCGCTCGTCGCCTGTCTCCTGACCGCCTGGGTGGGCTACCGGCTGCTCGTCGCGCTCTGGCGGGTGCGCCCGTCGCCGGCGGTCACGGCGGCCACCGTCGTCGGGACCGCGTTCCTGTTCGGACTGGTGAGCTACTGGGCCGGGACGGCACAGCTCAAACGCTCGCTCGACGCCGTCGAGTTACCCCCCTCGCGCGCACCGGGGACCTACCAGCGGCTGGAGCGGTTGCTCTCGGTGATGGACGTACAGCGGCCACAGCTGTTGATCGCGCGGTTACCGGTGCCAAACGCCTTCGCCGTCGGCGGCCCGGGTGCGGCGATCGTCGTCGACCGCCGGCTCTTCGGGTATCTGTCCGGGGACGAACTGGAAGCGCTGCTCGCACACGAACTCGCGCACCTGGAGAGCCGTGACGCGCTCGTCCAGACACTCGCCTACAGCCTCACCCATACCCTCGTCGGGCTGGTGAGTCTCGCCGTGTTGCCCCTCGTTCTGCTGACCGGCGGGGTCGCCCGGGCGGTGGCGCTCCTCAGGGGAACCCCGGACGAGTGGTCCCGTTCGTGGTTCGCCCGGACACAGCGGAGCGCGCTGTATCTCGTCGGCCTGCTGGGGGTCGCGGTGACCCTGCTCGTCCTGGCCTACTCCCGGCGTCGCGAGTGGGCCGCCGACGACCGAGCCGTCGAGGTGACCGGGAACCCGCTGGCGCTGGCTCGCGCGCTCCGGAAGATCGAACGGGCCGCGACACCGGAGCTGGGGCCGCTGACGCCGCTGTACGTCCACGGCGACGACGAGAACCCGCTGTCACAACTGCTGTCGACCCATCCGCCGGTCGACGACCGGATCGAGCGGCTCCGCGAACGGGCCACTCGGGAGTCGACGCCGCGGTGGACGAGCGATCCCCCATCACGCTACCGGTAG
- a CDS encoding NifU family protein, giving the protein MSAEGLERQTRNYLSNNVPQIQQHGGSFEVRDVDEAAGTATVAIGGACSGCGIAPMTMKAIEQRLPESVDGLDDVEVVRAGGPRAAVMPSKTDEMEGMDEYEDYSPPF; this is encoded by the coding sequence ATGAGCGCAGAAGGTCTCGAACGACAGACGCGGAACTATCTCAGTAACAACGTGCCACAGATCCAGCAACACGGCGGCTCCTTCGAAGTGCGCGATGTCGACGAAGCGGCCGGGACGGCCACCGTCGCCATCGGCGGGGCCTGCTCGGGCTGTGGCATCGCCCCGATGACGATGAAAGCGATCGAACAGCGGCTCCCGGAGAGCGTCGACGGGCTGGACGATGTCGAGGTCGTCCGCGCCGGCGGGCCACGCGCCGCCGTGATGCCGTCGAAGACCGACGAGATGGAAGGGATGGACGAGTACGAGGACTACAGCCCGCCGTTCTGA
- a CDS encoding Gfo/Idh/MocA family protein codes for MTTLAVGVVGAGWMATDYHIPAFESHPRTRVVAVAERDEERRSAVGEEFSLPSYPDVTTMLAETDLDVVSICTPPATHEPIFLSAVEAGCHVLCEKPLTTDAESARRMRDAAHERGVVTQVGYLNRYYANYQRALTILSNALLGDLVEVSVANHSAAPGQGWYYDPSVSGGGVARDLFPHTLDVVLELFEDAPTVTDASVRHLRDRPVEDAARLSLSFSGVPAEFSATWTQTDGVSRFLVVGTEGWLEITPDRLSGDIHGRPLEFEHGELPIVDIGVADLYPAGTEAPHTARIHDFADHAAAGDTDTAAPVDRGVEIAEILDAAYEQAGVQR; via the coding sequence ATGACGACACTGGCTGTCGGGGTGGTCGGCGCCGGCTGGATGGCGACCGACTACCACATCCCTGCCTTCGAGAGCCACCCGCGGACCCGGGTGGTCGCCGTCGCCGAGCGGGACGAGGAACGCCGGAGTGCGGTCGGCGAGGAGTTCTCTCTGCCGAGCTACCCGGACGTGACGACGATGCTGGCCGAGACGGACCTGGACGTGGTCTCGATCTGTACGCCGCCGGCGACCCACGAGCCGATCTTCCTGTCGGCCGTCGAGGCCGGCTGTCACGTCCTCTGTGAGAAGCCGCTGACGACGGACGCCGAGAGCGCCCGCCGGATGCGCGACGCCGCCCACGAACGCGGCGTCGTCACGCAGGTGGGCTATCTCAACCGCTACTACGCGAACTATCAGCGGGCGCTGACGATCCTCTCGAACGCGCTGCTTGGCGATCTCGTCGAGGTGTCGGTCGCCAACCACTCCGCGGCGCCCGGACAGGGCTGGTACTACGACCCGTCTGTCTCCGGCGGCGGCGTCGCTCGCGATCTGTTCCCCCACACGCTCGACGTGGTCCTGGAACTGTTCGAGGACGCGCCGACCGTGACCGACGCCAGCGTCCGCCACCTCCGGGACCGCCCGGTCGAGGACGCCGCCCGGCTATCGCTGTCGTTTTCGGGCGTCCCCGCCGAGTTCTCGGCGACCTGGACACAGACCGACGGCGTCTCGCGGTTCCTCGTCGTCGGCACCGAGGGGTGGCTGGAGATCACGCCCGATCGGCTGTCGGGCGACATCCACGGCCGCCCCCTGGAGTTCGAACACGGGGAACTCCCGATCGTCGACATCGGCGTCGCCGACCTCTACCCGGCCGGGACCGAGGCGCCACACACCGCCCGCATCCACGACTTCGCGGACCACGCCGCCGCCGGCGACACCGACACGGCCGCCCCGGTCGACCGGGGGGTCGAAATCGCCGAGATCCTCGACGCGGCCTACGAGCAGGCAGGGGTGCAGCGATGA
- a CDS encoding sugar phosphate nucleotidyltransferase gives MQTVILAAGEGRRLGPLTDGRPKPMVPVGNRPILESVLDAAIDAGAGEVVLVVGHCRERIQNHFGDGDGWGVPISYVVQDHQLGAAHALSQVAERVDGPFVTLHGDQLVDPELVARLVDRYEATAQSTIAVVQSDRPTEYGAVDVDGERVRSVSATPTEEPPFLVNAGAYVFDEAVFAAIDAAEPRETREFGMATMLQRLADDGALSAVVHRGPWRDVTHPWDLLATNAQLLHERATEQPPEGVDGTAAVADDVALDGTVAVGPNASLLPGTALGRNVRVGANATLANCIVMAGARIGDGAVLHDCIVGESVEIGPNVTVEGGPARVVATDAVYDDVEFGGLFADRARLRGGVTVAPGTVVGRDATADSGTVLRGEIGSGETVRRG, from the coding sequence GTGCAGACAGTGATTCTCGCCGCAGGGGAGGGCCGAAGGCTCGGCCCGTTGACCGACGGGCGGCCGAAACCGATGGTCCCGGTGGGGAACCGACCGATCTTGGAGTCCGTCCTCGATGCGGCGATCGACGCCGGTGCCGGGGAGGTCGTCCTCGTCGTCGGCCACTGCCGGGAGCGGATCCAGAACCACTTCGGCGACGGTGACGGCTGGGGCGTCCCGATCAGCTACGTCGTCCAGGACCACCAGCTCGGGGCCGCACACGCGCTCTCGCAGGTCGCCGAGAGGGTCGATGGTCCGTTCGTGACGCTCCACGGCGATCAGCTCGTCGACCCCGAACTGGTGGCGCGGCTCGTCGATCGGTACGAGGCGACCGCACAGTCGACCATCGCCGTCGTCCAGTCGGACCGGCCGACCGAGTACGGCGCCGTCGATGTCGACGGGGAACGGGTCCGGAGCGTCTCGGCGACACCGACGGAGGAGCCGCCGTTCCTGGTCAACGCGGGGGCCTACGTCTTCGACGAGGCCGTCTTCGCGGCCATCGACGCCGCGGAACCGCGCGAGACGCGGGAGTTCGGGATGGCGACGATGCTCCAGCGGCTCGCCGACGACGGCGCGCTCTCGGCGGTGGTCCACCGGGGGCCATGGCGCGACGTGACCCACCCGTGGGACCTGCTGGCGACGAACGCCCAACTCCTCCACGAGCGGGCGACCGAACAGCCCCCCGAGGGCGTCGACGGGACGGCGGCCGTCGCGGACGATGTCGCCCTGGACGGGACGGTCGCCGTCGGGCCGAACGCGTCGCTGTTGCCCGGGACGGCCCTGGGCCGGAACGTCCGGGTCGGCGCGAACGCGACGCTGGCGAACTGCATCGTCATGGCCGGGGCGCGGATCGGCGACGGCGCGGTCCTGCACGACTGCATCGTCGGCGAGTCCGTCGAGATCGGCCCCAACGTCACCGTCGAGGGCGGGCCGGCCCGGGTGGTGGCGACGGACGCGGTCTACGACGACGTGGAGTTCGGCGGGCTGTTCGCCGACCGGGCGCGTCTCCGGGGCGGCGTGACCGTCGCGCCGGGGACGGTCGTCGGCCGCGACGCGACCGCGGACTCGGGGACGGTACTGCGCGGTGAGATCGGATCGGGCGAGACGGTTCGGAGAGGGTAA
- a CDS encoding PQQ-dependent sugar dehydrogenase, with the protein MATADDGTDRRFIVDQIGRIYVHGPDGLDPEPFLDLTDRLVAVGQNLPNWVAYDERGLLGLAFHPEFAQNRRFYVRYSAPPDDDELDHRERLSEFTATADGTRADPESERVLLDLPWYRPLHQAGTIEFGPDGYLYAALGDGLNPFNGQDITDNFKGSILRLDVDSRTDGKPYGIPADNPLVGSEGLDEHYAWGLRNPWKMAFSGDRLIVGDVGQATWEEVNVIERGGNYGWPLKEGFHCHDPQVGTSDEGECVVQSDRGEPLVDPVLEFPHFTEAGDAVGFAVIGGHVHTGPIDAIRDEYLFGVFTRSFTDPAGRLLVATPQESGRWPVREVQFADRDTLGIQILSLGVDGDESYVLGTTAALSEGPLSQQQGVVYRLTPA; encoded by the coding sequence ATGGCGACCGCCGACGACGGCACCGACCGCCGGTTCATCGTCGACCAGATCGGCCGGATCTACGTCCACGGCCCCGACGGTCTGGACCCGGAGCCGTTTCTGGACCTGACCGACCGGCTCGTCGCCGTCGGGCAGAACCTCCCGAACTGGGTCGCCTACGACGAACGCGGGCTGCTCGGGCTGGCCTTTCACCCCGAGTTCGCACAGAACCGCCGGTTCTACGTCCGCTACAGCGCGCCGCCCGACGACGACGAACTCGACCACCGCGAACGGCTCTCGGAGTTCACCGCGACCGCGGACGGTACGCGGGCCGACCCCGAAAGCGAGCGCGTGCTGCTCGACCTGCCGTGGTACCGCCCGCTCCACCAGGCCGGGACCATCGAGTTCGGTCCCGACGGCTACCTCTACGCGGCGCTTGGCGACGGGCTGAACCCGTTCAACGGCCAGGACATCACGGACAACTTCAAGGGGAGCATCCTCCGGCTCGATGTCGACAGCCGGACCGACGGCAAGCCGTACGGGATCCCGGCGGACAACCCCCTCGTCGGGAGCGAGGGGCTCGACGAACACTACGCCTGGGGGTTGCGCAACCCCTGGAAGATGGCCTTCAGCGGCGACCGCCTGATCGTCGGCGATGTCGGCCAGGCGACCTGGGAGGAGGTCAACGTCATCGAGCGGGGCGGCAACTACGGCTGGCCGCTCAAGGAGGGGTTTCACTGCCACGACCCACAGGTCGGGACCAGCGACGAGGGCGAGTGTGTCGTCCAGTCCGACCGCGGCGAACCGCTCGTCGACCCGGTGCTCGAATTTCCGCACTTCACCGAGGCCGGCGACGCCGTCGGCTTCGCCGTCATCGGCGGCCACGTCCACACCGGGCCGATCGACGCGATCCGGGACGAGTACCTCTTTGGCGTCTTCACACGTTCCTTTACCGATCCAGCCGGGCGGTTGCTCGTCGCGACCCCACAGGAGTCGGGTCGCTGGCCGGTCCGGGAGGTCCAGTTCGCCGACCGCGACACGCTGGGGATACAGATCCTCTCGCTCGGCGTCGACGGCGACGAGAGCTACGTGCTGGGGACGACAGCGGCGCTGTCCGAGGGGCCGCTCTCACAGCAGCAGGGCGTCGTCTACCGGCTGACGCCGGCCTGA